The Leptospira paudalimensis region ATGAATTAGAGATCTTTGTTTTGCGGGCGGAGGGACTTGAACCCCCACGCCTCACGGCGCCAGAACCTAAATCTGGTGCGTCTGCCAATTTCGCCACGCCCGCATTGTGGTTGTATAAGCAGGTTTTTGTACTAGGGAATTCTGTCTAGTGAGATTTTGTGATTCACTTGCCTTTGTTTTGGAATTTTATAGTACTGTCAGATACCTATAGGATAAGTCCGATGAACATACTTGAATTTATGCAAAACATCTCCACACAAGTGTATCTAAGGGGCGATGTTATCTTTCGGGAAGGAGATGCTCATGACGGAAGTATGTATTGTATCATGAGTGGTATGTTCGCTGTCACCAAACGGATGCCAGATGGTTCACAAGAAGTGATCAAAGGGCTTGGGCCTGGTGAATTTTTTGGCGAACTTTCTCTCATTACAAGAAGGCCAAGAGCCATGACAATTAGTGTGGTATCTGCCAATGCAAGGGTTGGCATTTTACGTGATGACCAGTTCGAAAAACTGGCTCGTATCAATACTCATTTTTTATTCCAACTTACCAAAAGTACAGTCGAAAAACTCCATCGTGCAGAAGCGAGACTCGCTGAACTCGACAAAATGATCGAAGAAATCCAAAAGGACGAAACCAAATGAATGTAGAACACCTCCGTAAATACATCACTGAAGTGCGCATCGACCATTTTGCCCAAGGAACAAAAGTATTTTCTGAAGGGGAAGAATGTAATGGTAAGATGTATTTTGTTTTTTCTGGATTGTTACAGGTGTACAAACGGAAGGCTACTGGCGAAGAACAATATGTAAGAGATATCAAACCTGGAGAATTTTTTGGCGAGATGGCACTTGTATTCCCTTCTCCAAGAGCCGCATCCATTGTAGCAGCAGCAGAGGATACAAAAGTAGGAATCATCACAAAAGATATTTTTATGGGAATGGGAAAAGAAAGCCCTGGGTTTTTATCAGTGATTCTTCACAGTATCATCAATCGACTAACAGCCGTAGAAGATTCTATCTCCGAAAAACAAAAAGAATTGCATATTCTAATCAATGGAATCCACCAAAAAGAGGGAGAAACAACGAACACAGAATCTGTCACAAAGACTGAGGACAACACACAAGATTCTGAACAGGTGGAAGGTGTATCCAAGGAGAACTAAAGAACTAAGTTCTCCTGTTTCAAATTCCAAACTTCAAAAATAAGTTGACTAAACGCTAAAAAAACAGTTTTATTTTCGGGTGACATTTCGGTTCTTCAATTACCCTATTCCAGTTTTACTTGTAACTCTTGGTTTTTTTGCCGTACCATTTGTTATATTTTTTGCCATTGCATCCCTTTATGATTTGGACTTCGATCATGTGGGTATGATCCTCACTCGGATCCAACCATGGCAGTATGTTTTTTCGTTTTTAAGTGCCATCATCGCCTATGGTCTCATCACCAAAAAAAAATTTGGTTATTACCTCTTCCTTTGTTTTACCTTCCTCATCCTCACTTATAATTTTTGGATGGTTCTATCAGTTTCTCTTGGGAAAAAATTCTTCCTTGCAGGTATTCGAATCAAAACTGATGACATTGTTTGGAATCTGGGAATCACATCGGTTCTTCTTGCGATTGCCTTTTATTTTTTGAGAAGGGAAATTGCAGCTCCCTACTTAAGCACCACAAGAAGAGGATGGCGCATCAAATACCGAGAAACTCATCCCATCCCTTTCCATTGGACCAATGCAGATGGAGAGAGAGAGGGTGATGGCCTCACCATCAATATTTCTAAAAATGGCGTATTACTTCCATTAACCAAACATCATTTTTTAAACCCAGGGGATCCGATTAACCTTCTCTTAAAGTTAGAAAAGGAAAATAGAGAACCAGCTTCGATTTCAGTTCAAGGAAAGGTAGTTCGTATCGATAAAGAATCGGACGGAACAGAAATTGCGGGTGTTCAATTACAATTTCTAATCGCACAGAAAGAAGAAAAACAAATTTACGATTCGTTTTTACACCGTGTTTTTGCTCCTCGTTACCCTGTTTCTAACCCGGTTCAATTTTTCCAATCTGAAGACAAAACATACAATGGAACCCTACTCAATGTTTCGTTAGAAGGTTTGTACATCGAATCGGAAGTTGTGTTTTCTGCATCTGACTATTGTCGAGTGAAGATACAAACCCGTTCTGGGGAAATCGCTGTGGGTGGTGTTGTTAGGTGGTCTAATCCCCAAGGGAAATATGGAAAACCAAAAGGTTTTGGGATTCAGATTGATTCCATCGAAAACAAAAACCTCTTCCGAGTTTGGATATGGAAACAAAGGTTTAAATTATTCCACAGTAGGTAATTGTTAGTCGTTTATGTAGAGGGAATCTGCAAGGACCAAATCACCTGGGCTTGTCACTTTGGTATTGTGAAAATCAGTTTCGACAATCCCTACCCTTCGTTCTCCCATCCAAGTGCATAAATCTGTTGGGTGGTGTTTGGAATTGTCTGGCAACAAATCCAGGAATAGTTCTTTTAGCATAAAGCCAGCCACAGCTTGAGGAGTTTTCACAGCATACACTTCTTCTCGTTTTAATGGTTCCTGTGAATAGTTTTGGTGTAGTTTCACTCGCACAAGGCTTTCTGTAACAGGACAAACTAAGGATGCCCCACCGAAGATTTTTGTTTGTTCTACTAATTGGTAAAGTTCGTTTTGTTTGAAATTGGGACGAGCAACATCATGGATAAAGAATATATCTTTCTCATCGTACGAAATGGAGTGAATTCCATTTAAAGTGGAAAGGTGCCTAGTTTCTCCTCCTTCAACTATGCAGTCGTTAGGTGCGAGTAAATCTTCTAATTCTTTTTCGGTCTCCAAAACCCAATCGGGATGGGACACAATAGTAATGGATTTTAAGAGTCCAAACCGTTGGAATCGTTTGACCGAATGCCTAAGGAGTGATTCACCCCTTAGTTTTAAAAATTGTTTAGGAACATCAGATCCCATCCTGCTCCCCGTTCCACCGGCAAGCAGGATCGCATATAAATTGTTCATTCCACCACTAGTATTTCGTTTCGGAAAATTTCCAATACAGGTTCTCTTTTACGGATGAGTTTTGGTGTTCCATCTTTTCGGATCAACACTTCTTGTGTCTCAGGAAAACTATTGTAGTTCTTCGTAGACATACTGGAACAATACGCACCAATTGCCTCCATCACTACATAATCACCAATTTCTGCCTCACCCATAAGCCTTGTGATCGGTTCTCCACCTTCTTTTTGAGTGAAAACATCTCCAGATTCACAACAATGGCCAACGACAACATATTCTTTGTTAGACTGAGGTGTTCCACCATCTTTTTTGACAGTAATGAGGGGATGGCGTGCACCATAGAGTGACGGCCGTGTATTAGAATCCATACCAGTATCCAATTTTAAAAACTGGAATCCATTTTTTCCTGTGTCAACTTTGTCATCCACAGTGGTGAGAAGTGCCCCACAAAGTGCTATGAGATAAGTGCCTGGTTCTATTTCTAATATCAGTTTTCTACCATGTTTTTCGGCAAATTCTTCAAATTGGATTTTAACAGGAGCACCTATCTTTTGTAAGTCGGTTGTTTTTTCATCTTCCATGCGTCCAACTTTGTATCCACCACCAAGGCTTACTACAGTGACAGATGGGAAACTCTCTGCATATTCAAGTGTATACTTGGCAACAGCTTTCCAAACTTCAGGATCACTTCCTGATCCAATATGTGTATGGACTTTTTCAACGATGAGGTTGTATTTGTTTACGATTGTTTTGACTTCATCCAGTTTTTCATGCCATATTCCAAAGGAAGAAGTAACTCCACCCACATCAGTTTTTTTGGTATGACCAGATCCAAGTCCTGGGTTAAAACGAATGGATACCGATTTTCCCGGGAAGGTTTGGCCAAAAAGTTCCAATTGGCGGAGTGAACAGGCATTGAACTTCACACCCTTGCCGATGAGTTCTGCAAAAGCTTTTGGAAATTCTTGGGAAGTGAGCATGATGGACTCTGGAGAAAAACCAAAATGGAGGGCACGTACCACTTCATGTTCTGAGGAAGCATCAATGAGGATGCCTTTTTTTTTCATGATTTGTAAGATATTGGAATTGGGATTTGCCTTCATGGCATAACGGACTTGTAATCCGAATGCATTCGGAAATGCCAATGTGTCATCGCATTTTTGTTCAATTTCTTTCTCAGAATAGACAAAGAGAGGGGTACCAAATTCTTTTGCCAAAGTTCGCACTTGGTCTTCTTTCAAAAACTTTAGTTTTTCGATTGATGTCATAGGATTTAAGATAAACCTTTCAATAGGTTCCAATCCATAAAGTCAAAAAAGTAGAAAATGGCAGGAAAGATCACACATATTGAAGCACTCTCCCAAGTGAAAAAACACTTGGAACATGGCAATGCCACTCAAAGGAAAATTGCCAATTTACTCTCGAGGCCTGATGTGGCATCGTACGCCAACTTAGGTGCCGTTGCCCCAGATATCTTTTATTTCTACCATGTCTTACAACCCAAACGTACAAAAAAAGCTGCGTTTTTTGGAGACCTGGCTCACCACCACAATGTGGCAGAACTCATCTTAAGTTTCCTTGACCAAGTGTATGACACGGAAATGGGTTTGTACCGGGACAGGTTCCTTGCCTTTACGCTTGGTTATATCTGCCATTGTGTTGTGGATATCCAAACCCATCCTTATATCTTTTACATTTCTGGTGATTACTATAACAACGATAAGAAGATTTCCTACCAAGCCCAAGTAAACCATATGAAAGTGGAATTTGGTTTGGATACCTTACTCATCAACCACCGTTGGGGAATGAGTGCAAGGGAATATGATTTTCCACAATACATTGACATCCGCC contains the following coding sequences:
- a CDS encoding cyclic nucleotide-binding domain-containing protein; translation: MNILEFMQNISTQVYLRGDVIFREGDAHDGSMYCIMSGMFAVTKRMPDGSQEVIKGLGPGEFFGELSLITRRPRAMTISVVSANARVGILRDDQFEKLARINTHFLFQLTKSTVEKLHRAEARLAELDKMIEEIQKDETK
- a CDS encoding Crp/Fnr family transcriptional regulator; this encodes MNVEHLRKYITEVRIDHFAQGTKVFSEGEECNGKMYFVFSGLLQVYKRKATGEEQYVRDIKPGEFFGEMALVFPSPRAASIVAAAEDTKVGIITKDIFMGMGKESPGFLSVILHSIINRLTAVEDSISEKQKELHILINGIHQKEGETTNTESVTKTEDNTQDSEQVEGVSKEN
- a CDS encoding diaminopimelate decarboxylase, with the protein product MTSIEKLKFLKEDQVRTLAKEFGTPLFVYSEKEIEQKCDDTLAFPNAFGLQVRYAMKANPNSNILQIMKKKGILIDASSEHEVVRALHFGFSPESIMLTSQEFPKAFAELIGKGVKFNACSLRQLELFGQTFPGKSVSIRFNPGLGSGHTKKTDVGGVTSSFGIWHEKLDEVKTIVNKYNLIVEKVHTHIGSGSDPEVWKAVAKYTLEYAESFPSVTVVSLGGGYKVGRMEDEKTTDLQKIGAPVKIQFEEFAEKHGRKLILEIEPGTYLIALCGALLTTVDDKVDTGKNGFQFLKLDTGMDSNTRPSLYGARHPLITVKKDGGTPQSNKEYVVVGHCCESGDVFTQKEGGEPITRLMGEAEIGDYVVMEAIGAYCSSMSTKNYNSFPETQEVLIRKDGTPKLIRKREPVLEIFRNEILVVE
- a CDS encoding PilZ domain-containing protein, producing the protein MTFRFFNYPIPVLLVTLGFFAVPFVIFFAIASLYDLDFDHVGMILTRIQPWQYVFSFLSAIIAYGLITKKKFGYYLFLCFTFLILTYNFWMVLSVSLGKKFFLAGIRIKTDDIVWNLGITSVLLAIAFYFLRREIAAPYLSTTRRGWRIKYRETHPIPFHWTNADGEREGDGLTINISKNGVLLPLTKHHFLNPGDPINLLLKLEKENREPASISVQGKVVRIDKESDGTEIAGVQLQFLIAQKEEKQIYDSFLHRVFAPRYPVSNPVQFFQSEDKTYNGTLLNVSLEGLYIESEVVFSASDYCRVKIQTRSGEIAVGGVVRWSNPQGKYGKPKGFGIQIDSIENKNLFRVWIWKQRFKLFHSR
- a CDS encoding IspD/TarI family cytidylyltransferase; amino-acid sequence: MNNLYAILLAGGTGSRMGSDVPKQFLKLRGESLLRHSVKRFQRFGLLKSITIVSHPDWVLETEKELEDLLAPNDCIVEGGETRHLSTLNGIHSISYDEKDIFFIHDVARPNFKQNELYQLVEQTKIFGGASLVCPVTESLVRVKLHQNYSQEPLKREEVYAVKTPQAVAGFMLKELFLDLLPDNSKHHPTDLCTWMGERRVGIVETDFHNTKVTSPGDLVLADSLYIND